The proteins below come from a single Desulfovibrio sp. JC022 genomic window:
- a CDS encoding glycerophosphodiester phosphodiesterase has translation MILIGHRGCKYPGYNQNTIRSFTKVTSEGVAAIEFDVQLSADKELVIVHNLDLEEVSTGKGEVSSTDSATLKNLFAGDPTQGEDRIPFLADVFDFFASCAADKRPAIHMELKGNNTGRMAGELFNKYVAAEKLSMSDMLVSSFNWKELEAIREVCPEVKVALLDGAIRRNLLLKKTGPQAEQYFAELFAYGNEDYMLPRFPVLADNLKLLDRICADQQIHSLLSQELKDCLNGRYYTDELLDSADSMKATSINLWYRTVAPEFIEKAHARGLAVFVYTANLPEEWTALADMGIDGVFTDFYAEAARTLADYKI, from the coding sequence ATGATACTCATCGGCCATCGGGGCTGTAAGTACCCCGGATATAACCAGAACACCATCCGTTCCTTTACCAAAGTAACCTCCGAAGGCGTTGCGGCCATTGAATTTGATGTCCAGCTAAGCGCAGACAAAGAACTGGTTATCGTTCACAATCTTGACCTTGAAGAGGTTTCAACCGGCAAAGGCGAGGTTTCCAGTACGGATTCAGCAACCCTGAAAAATCTCTTTGCCGGAGACCCCACACAAGGAGAGGACCGCATCCCCTTCCTTGCGGACGTTTTCGATTTCTTTGCTTCCTGTGCAGCGGACAAACGCCCGGCAATCCACATGGAACTGAAAGGGAATAATACCGGCAGAATGGCAGGAGAACTGTTCAATAAATATGTTGCCGCTGAAAAGCTTAGTATGTCCGACATGCTGGTCAGTTCCTTCAATTGGAAAGAGCTTGAAGCCATCCGCGAAGTCTGCCCTGAAGTTAAAGTTGCCCTGTTGGACGGGGCCATCCGCCGCAATCTCCTGCTGAAAAAAACAGGGCCGCAGGCAGAACAATACTTTGCCGAACTTTTCGCTTACGGTAACGAAGATTACATGCTGCCGCGCTTTCCTGTTTTGGCAGATAATCTGAAACTTCTTGATAGGATTTGCGCTGATCAACAAATCCACAGTCTGCTAAGTCAGGAACTGAAAGATTGCCTTAATGGTCGCTACTACACGGATGAACTGCTGGACAGTGCTGATTCCATGAAAGCCACTTCTATCAACCTCTGGTACCGCACTGTTGCGCCCGAATTCATCGAAAAGGCCCATGCACGGGGACTTGCCGTATTCGTGTACACCGCCAACCTTCCGGAAGAATGGACGGCCCTTGCCGATATGGGGATTGACGGTGTTTTCACTGATTTTTACGCAGAGGCCGCACGTACGCTGGCAGACTATAAAATTTAA